The DNA sequence CTCAGCACGCGCAAGGCCGACGGCACGCGCCTCGCGATCGACGACCCGGCGCTGGATCCCGTGTGGCAGGCGGCGGCGCGTCTCAAGATTCCCGTCTTCATCCACACCGCCGACCCGGCGGAGTTCTGGCAGCCGATCGACTACAAGAACGAGCGCTGGCTCGAGCTCGCGCTGTTCCCCAACCGGCGCTACGGCGAGGAGTTTCCGAGCTTCGAGCAGCTGGCGCAGGAGCGCGACCGCATGATCAAGCGCAACCCGAACACGACGTTCGTGGTGGCGCACATGGCCTGGTACGCGAACGACCTGCCGCGCCTCACGCGCATGATGGACGAGATGCCGAACATGCTCGTCGAGGTCGGCGCGGTGCTCTACGACATCGGCCGCCAGCTGCGGGCCATGCGGGACTTCTTCGTGAAGTACCAAGACCGCATCCTGTTCGGCAAGGACTCGTACCAGCCCGAGGAGTATCCGTACTACTGGCGCGTGTTCGAGACGCGCGATGACTACTTCGACTACTACCGCGACTACCACGCGTTCTGGAAGCTCTACGGCATCGACCTCCCGGACGCGGTGCTGCGGAAGGTGTACTACCAGAACGCGCTGCGGATCATGCCGACCGTGCCGCGCGCGGCCGGGATGCAGTGAGCGACGGCTTCCGCCTCGACGAAGCGCGTGCGCTGCTACTGCGCACGCCGCGGGTCCTCGAGGCGTGGCTGGGCGGCTTGCCCGATGCATGGCTGCATGTCACCGAAGGGGCTTCCACGTGGAGCCCCTTTGACGTGCTCGGGCATCTGATCCACGGGGAGGAGACCGACTGGATCCCCCGCGCCCGGATCATCCTCGGTGATGCCGCGGACAAGACGTTCCCGCCGTTCGATCGCACCGCGATGTTCGAGGCGAGCCGCGGCAAGTCGGCGGACGTGCTGCTCGAGCGCTTTGCGACGCTGCGCGCCGAGAGTGTGCGCACGCTGGACGGCTGGACGCTCGGCGACGCGGATCTCGCACGCCGCGGCGTGCACCCCGCCTTCGGCGAGGTGACGCTGCGGCAACTGCTGGCGACGTGGACCGCGCACGACCTCGGCCACCTCGCGCAGGTCGCGCGGGCAATGGCGAAGCGGTACCGCGAGGAGGTGGGGCCGTGGCGAGCCTACCTCTCGCTGATGGACTGGAAGGACTGACTACGGCCGCGGGGCGCGCACGGCGGTCACCTCGATCTCCACGGTGGCGCCCTCGGCGAGCAGCCGCGTGATCTGCACCCAGGTCGCCGCCGGCGTGTGTCCCGCGTACGCCCGCAGGCGCGCCGGGTTCGCCGCCGCGAGCGCCTCGATGTCCTTCGCGTAGGCCGTCTCCTTCACCACATCCTGCATCGTGAAGCCATTCACGCGCAGCGTGCGCTCGATGCGCCGATAGATGTTGGTGATCTCCTCTTCCATCGTGCGGCCGCCGCTCACGGTGCCGGAGACGTAGATGGTGTTGCCGACCACGATCGCCTGCGCGTAGCCCCATTCGGTTTCGCTGGGGGCATGCTGGTGGTAGATCGTGCGGTCGCCGCGCGTGTAGGAGGAGTCGCGGGCCTGCACGGCTTGGGCGGTCGCGGCAGCGGGGAGGGCCAGCGCGGCGAGGGCCGCCGCCAGGAGAAGTCGCGTGTGCATGGTCGTCGGGATCGTAGGGTCCGCTAGCCGTACGGACGCCCGTGCGGCAATGTTTTGGGGTCGATGTCGCCCACCTTTCACTGCCTTCGCATGCGCCGCCTGCTGAGCCTGCTGCTTCTCTGTTCGGTCACCGGACTTGCCCGCACCGTTGCCGCGCAGGCGCCGGGACCGGCGCGCCCGGCCACCCTCGGTCTCCAGGCCAACATCACCTTCCTCTACTACCGCGACATCCCGCGCGCGCAGCGCTTCTATGAGGACGTGCTTGGACTCACGCTCACGGTGGATCAGGGCTACTCCAAGATCTACCGCGTCTCCCCGACGTCGTACGTCGGCCTCGTGGACGAGTCGCAGGGCTTACACCGCGCCGCACCGCAGAAGCCCGTGACGCTGAGCTTCGTGACGGCCGAGGTGGACCAGTGGTACGCGTACCTGCGCGGCCGCGGCGTGGAGATGGTGCACGAGCTCGCCGACGGCCGCCGGCAGCCCACGCGTGGCTTCGTGGCCAAGGATCCCGAGGGCTACTATCTCGAGTTCGAGACCTTCCGCGACGACCCGCAGAACGCGACCATCCGGCCGCAGCTGGCGCTGTCCCCCGGCGGTGGCCTGCAGCGCGACGCGACGCTCTACGTGGAAGACTTCCTCAAGCGCTACCTCGGCCAGTTCGACGCCTCGCGGGAGCATCCCGAAGGCTGGAACCCGCTCACGGTGCTGCGTGACGACCTCTCGCCGACGCTGATGCGTGCGCTCCAGGAGGACCGCGATGCGGCCGTGGCCAACGACGAGGAGATTGTTGGGCTCGACTTCGATCCGTTCATCAATGCCCAGGACGTCTGCGACGGGATGGAATCGCGTGCGGCCGTCGCGACTGACACCACGATGGACGTTGCGGTGTATGACCGCTGCGACTGGGGACACCCGCTGGTTCCGGACGTGATCTACGTGTTGCAGCGTCGCGGCAACCGTTGGATCATTGCCGACATCCGCTACGCGGGCGGCCAGTCGCTCCTCGAAGTCCTCGCCTACTACGCCGAACAACGGAAGCAACCCCAATGACGCTCGACCGCAACAATTCGATCATCCTCGCCGTGGGCATCGCGCTTGGCGGGCTGCTGGCCGGCCATGGCGTGGTGCGCGCCAAGGCCGCCGAGCGCTACGTGACGGTGAAGGGCGTGGCGGAGCGCGAGGCGGTGGCGGATCTCGCGATCTGGCCCCTGCGCATCGTCGCCGCGGAAGATGACCTCGGGCGCGCCAACAGCGACCTGCAATCCAGCGTGACGCGCATCAAGCGCTTCCTCGCGCGGCACGGCGTGGACACCACGCAGATCACGCTGCAGGACTTCGCCGTCCGCGACAAGCAGGCGCAGGAGTACGGCGGGCAGATCGGCGGGCCGCGCTATCTCATCACGCAGACGGTGCTCGTACGCTCGACGCAGCCGGAAGTGGTGGCGGCGGCGAGCCAGCGCGTCGCCGAGCTCGTGAACGAGGGCGTGGTGCTCTCGAGCGGCGAGCAGTACGGCAACGGCGGACCGACGTTCGTGTTCACGGGCCTGAACGCGCTCAAGCCCGAGATGATCGCGCAGGCCACGGCACGCGCACGCGAAGCCGCCCAGCAATTCGCCGAGGATGCCGGCTCGTCGCTGGGCGGGATTCGCCAGGCCAATCAGGGGTACTTCGAGATCCTGCCGCGCGACCAGGCGATGGGCATCGGCGAGGCGAGCCAGGTGAAGAAGACGATCCGCGTGGTCGCGACGGTGGAGTACCTGCTGAAGTAGCGCTAGGGCTTCGGGAGCACCGGGCCCTGGGCGTCGATCGGTGGCGCGGCGGCCGCGGGGCCCATTCCCAGCCCGACGATCTTGCCCTCGCTGTCCAGCACGACCCGGAACAGGAAGTCGTCGGGAAACTCCGTCATCTTGGATGTGCGCCAGTACTGCCGCGCGCCGTTGCGCAGGTTCCAGCGCTCCTCCACGACCTGCGTCTCGCCGCCTGCGCGAAGGCTCAGCTGCGTGAGGCCCTGCACGATGCCGTCACGGCCGCCGAGATCCGCGATGACCTCGGGCGTCATCATGCGCATCAGGCTATCGGCCTGAATCGCGTAGAAGTAGCGCGCCGCGCGGCGGGCGATGTCGAGCGAGTCCTGCGGCAAGGCTTGCTGCGCCTGCAGCGGCGCGGCTCCTGCCAAGAGCGCGGCGGCGACCAGCGCGATGCGGTACGGACGTCCAGACATGGCACACTCCGGGAAATGCGAAGGGCTGCGTGGCATCGCCTACGCAGCCCTCCCCCTCTCCGGTTTCGTGCGGCGCCTACTCGTGCTTGCCCGGCAGGTGCGGGAGCTGCTGCCCCGCCCCGCTGCGCAGCAAGCCGCTCTTGGTATAGACCTCGAGCTTCTCGCGCGTGTCCACGATGTCCAGGTTGCGCATCGTCAGCTGCCCGATGCGGTCCGCCGGCGTGAAGAACGCCTCGCCCTTCTCCATCGTGAGGCGCTCCGGCTTGTAGGTGAGGTTCGGGCTCGACGTATCCATGATCGAATAGTCGTTGCCGCGGCGCAGCTCCAGCGTGACCTCGCCCGTGATGGCGCGCGCCACCCAGCGCTGGGCACTCTCGCGCAGCATCAGCGACTGCGGGTCGAGCCAGCGCCCCTGGTACAGCAGGCGGCCAAGCTTCTTGCCGTGGATGCGGTATTGCTCAATGGTGTCTTCGTTGTGGATGCCCGTCACGAGGCGCTCGTAGGCGATGAACAGGAGCGCCATGCCCGGCGCCTCGTAGATGCCGCGGCTCTTGGCCTCGATGATGCGATTCTCGATCTGGTCCGTCATGCCGAGCCCGTGCCGTCCGCCGATGGCGTTCGCCTCGTAGAACAGGTCGAGCAGTGACGCGAAGGACTTGCCGTTCAACGCCACGGGCGTGCCTTCCTCGAAGCGCACGCTCACGGTCTCCTTCTTCACCACGCAGTCGTCCTTCCAAAACGGCACGCCCATGATCGGCTGCACGATGTGCATGCCCTTGTCGAGGAACTCGAGGTCCTTGGCTTCGTGCGTGGCGCCGAGGATGTTCGAGTCCGTCGAGTAGGCCTTCTCCGTGCTCATCTTGTACTCGAAGCCGTTGGCGACGAGGTACTCGCTCATCTCCTTGCGGCCACCGAGCTGGTCGATGAACGCCTGGTCGAGCCAGGGCTTGTAGACCTTGAGCGACGGGTTGGTGAGCAGGCCGTAGCGGTAGAAGCGCTCGATGTCATTGCCCTTGAAGGTCGAACCGTCGCCCCAGATGTTCACGTCGTCTTCGCGCATCGCGGCGACGAGCATCGTGCCGGTGACGGCGCGACCGAGCGGCGTCGTGTTGAAGTACGTCTGCCCACCAGTGCTCACGTGGAATGCGCCGCTCTGGATCGCGGCGATGCCCTCGGCGACGAGCTCATGCCGGCACTCGACCAAGCGCGCCTTCTCCGCCCCGTAGGCCATGGCCTTGCGCGGGATCTCCTCGTAGTCGGATTCATCCGGCTGGCCGAGGTTGGCGGTGTACGCGAACGGGATGGCACCCTTGGCGCGCATCCAGTGGAGGGCGGCGGAGGTATCGAGGCCGCCGGAGAAGGCGATGCCGACGCGCTCACCCTTGGGGAGCGCCTGGAGGATCGTGGCCATTGCGGGTTCTGCTGGAGAAACGAACGTAGGCGAACCCGAGAAAGATAATCCCCTCGGCGGACTTGCCGGGGGTCGCATCCAGCGACAGGCTTCCCTGACCCCTCACTCGCGAGCCAGCCGATGCCCCGCCCCCTTCGTGATTCGCTACTCGTGCTCGCGGCGTCTCTTGCAGTCGGCTGTAGCGGCCCCTCAGGGCCGACGCAGGTAGTGTACGCGTGGACCGCAGGTGCAGACAGCAGCGCGGCCGACTTTCTGGCGGTCGTGGACGTCGACAGCGGCAGCCCGACGTATGGTGAGGTGCTACAGCGCGTCGAGGTCCCGGGGCGCGGCAACCGCCCGCACCACAGCGAGCACGAGCTCGCGGGCGACGGCCGGCTCTTCGTAAACGGCTTCGCGAGCGGCCAGAGCTGGGTCTTCGACGTAAGCGATCGTACGCAACCGCGCATCGTCACGCAGTTCGGTGATATGGCGGGTTACTCGCACCCACATTCCTTCATCAGACTGCCGAACGGCAACGTGCTCGGCACGTTCCAGATGCAGCATCTGAACAAGGGCATGCGCCCCGGCGGACTCGTCGAACTCACCCCCGACGGGGCCGTCGTGCGCGCCTCGGCACCGCAGCCGTCGTCCGTGACCGCCGCGACCCGTGTGTACTCGGGCGCAGTCGTGGAAGCGCTCGACCGCATCGTGACGACCACCACCGACATGGACGGCGACGATCCCGCGTCCCGCCAGGTCCAAGTGTGGCGACTGTCGGACCTGACATTGCTGCACACCATCACGCTGGCAGACGGGCCGCGTGGCGGCGAGGGGATGTACACGGCGGAGCCACGCCTGCTCGGCGACGGCAGGACGGTCTTGGTCTCCACCTTCGCTTGCGGGCTTTACCTGATGCAGGGCCTTGAGAGCGAGCGCCCGAGCGCCGAGCTCGTGGCGTCGTTTCCGGAGAAGGACCGGACGAACTGTGCGATTCCCGCAGTCGTCGGCGACTACTACCTCGTGACGGTGCCGGCGTACTCCGCCGTGGTCGCCCTCGACATCTCGAACCCCGGCGCGCCGCGCGAGGTCTCACGCGCCGTGTTTGATAGCACGGATGTCCCGCATTGGCTGTCGGTCTCGCCCGACCGGCGGCGCGTGGTGGTGACCGGATACGCGACGATGCAAACGCGGGTGGAGCTGCTGTCGTTCGACCCGGCCACGGGCGCGCTTGGCAAGCAGCGCACGATCGCCGACGTCGGCGGCATCCCGCACGGCGCGGTCTTCAGCCGTCCCTGAGCGACGTTCCGCACTGTCCCGTCGATGACGCGCGCTCCACAATCGGATCCGCAGCCCACGCTGCGAAGCTTCGGCTTGGCCTCCGCCACTGCCGTGTTGATCTCCAATATGGTCGGCACCGGCGTGTTCACCTCGCTGGGCTTCCAGGTGGTGGACCTCTCGAGCGGTTTCGCGCTGCTCGCGCTCTGGGCGGTCGGCGGCTTGCTCGCCCTGAGCGGGGCGCTGTGCTACGCGGAGTTGGGCGCGATGTACCCGCGCTCGGGCGGCGAGTACGTGTACCTCACCGAGGCCTGGTCGCCGCGGCTGGGGTTCATCGGCGGATTCGTCTCGATGACGGCCGGCTTCGCCGCGCCAATCGCCATCGCCGCGATGGCGTTCGGCCGCTACGCGGCGCAGGTGCTGCCCGTGGCGCCGATGCTGGCCACGGCGGCCGTGCTCGCGCTCGTCGCCGTGGTGCAATGGAGCGGCGTCTCGTTGGCGCGTCAGTTCCAGGTGGCGACCACCGGCAGCACACTGCTGATCATTGCCGCATTCATCGTCACCGGGCTCGTGATCGGGCCGGTGGAGCCGCTGTCGTTCGCGCCGGACGCGGAGGCGTTCCGGCAGATCGCCACGGCGCCGTTCGCGATCTCGCTCATCTACGTCGTGTACGCGTACACGGGGTGGAATGCGATCGGCTACGTGGCCGGCGAGGTCGCGGAGCCCCAGCGCACGATTCCGCGCGCCGTCGTGGGCGCCGTGCTGCTGGTCGCGCTGCTCTACCTCACGCTGCACTTCGTGTTCCTGCGCACCGTGCCGCTCGACGCGCTGCGCGGCACGGTGGAGGTGGCCTCCCTCTCGGCCACGCGCATCCTCGGCGTCGCCGGCGGCCGCGTGATGAGCGCGCTCATCGCACTGGTGCTCGTGGCGACGATCAGCGGATTCCTACTCGCCGGCTCGCGCGTGACGCAGGCGGTGGGCGAGGGCACGGCGCGTCTGGCCTGGCTGGGTGCGCGCGGCGGCGATGGCGTCCCGCGGCGCGCGCTGGCGCTGCAACTCGCGCTGATCGCACTGCTCATCGCCACCGCGAGCTTCGAGACCGTGCTGGCCTACGCGGGCATCGTGCTCAACCTGATGAACCTGCTCGCGGTGGCCGGCCTCATGAAGCTGCGGCGCGCGGCGCCGGCGCTGGCCCGTCCATTCCGCACGCCGCTCTATCCCCTCGTGCCGCTCACCTTCGCCGCGCTGTCGACCTGGATGATCGCCTTCGTCATCTGGCAGCGGCCCAGCGTGATCCTCGCCGCGCTCGGCACGCTCGTCGCGGGCTCGGCGCTCTATTCCTTCGTGTCGCGTCGCTGAGCGGCGGGCTGGAGCCGGCGTCGCACGAGGCCAACGACGCCCAGCAGGCCCACGACGAGACCGCCGGCCACGATGCCGACCAGCGCGTCGGCAAGCAGTTTCACGACGCCGCCCGCAGGTCCCGCCGCGTGCTCCACGCTCGCGACGAGCTGCTCGATGGCGGGAACGCCGTGCGCCACGATGCTGCCGCCGACGAGGAACATCGCCGCCGTGCCGACCACCGATAGCGTGCGCATGAGCCACGGCGCCATCCGCAGGATCGCGGCGCCGAAGGCGCGGCTCGACGCCGCCGCTGGGTTGTCGCCCGCGGCGCGCAGCAGCTGCAGGCCGAGGTCGTCGAGCTTGACGATGCCCGCGACCAAGCCGTAGACCAACACCGTGATGCCGATGGCGATGGCGCTCAGCGCAGCGATCTGCTGGCCAATCGGCGCATCAGCCATCGTGCCCAGCGCGATGACGACGATCTCCGCCGAGAGGATGAAGTCGGTGCGGATGGCCCCACGGATACGGCCGCGCTCAAGCGCGACGACGTCCACCGCGGGATTCACCAAGGCCGCCGCCATCGTCGCGCGCGCCGCCTTGTCCTCGGGCGTCGGAGCGCGATGCGCGACCTTGTGCCAGACCTTCTCGAATCCCTCGTAACACAGGAAGATGCCGCCGACCATGAGCAGCGGCACGATCAGCCGCGGCGCGAAGGCGCTGATCAGCAACGCCGCCGGGACGAGGATGAGCTTGTTTACGAAGGAGCCCTTCGCCACGGCCCAGACCACGGGAATCTCGCGGTCGGGCGTGAAGCCCGTCACCTGCTCCGCGTTCAATGCGAGGTCGTCACCGACGACACCGGAGGTCTTCTTGACGGCGACCTTGCTGAGCACGGCGACGTCGTCGAGCAGCGTCGTGATGTCGTCGAGGAGGGCGAGGAGACTGGAAGCCATGGCTAGAAAGCAAGCTTTTGCCTGACACAGGGCAAGTGCCGTCGCCGTAGTTTTCCGGTACGCCGCACGCCGCGGCGTCGCCACCGGGAGGAAGCGCAGCGCCATGCTCGTCGTCACCACCGATACCATCGAAGGCCGCCCCGTCAAGAAGACCCTCGGACTCGTCTCCGGCGAGGCCATCCTCGGCGCGAACATCTTTCGCGACTTCTTCGCCGGTATCCGCGACATCGTCGGCGGACGATCGGCGGCCTACGAGGAGGAGCTGCGCAAGGCGAAGGACATTGCCATCGCCGAAATGCGCCAGCAGGCGGCGGAAATGGGCGCCAACGCCGTCGTCGGCGTGGACCTGGACTACGAGAACATCACCGTAGGACAGACAGGCGGGATGCTCATGGTGAGCGCGAGCGGGACGGCAGTCGTCGTGTAGGCGGAATCGGCCCCCAGCAGGGGGCAGCTCGGCCCCGCCGCAACGCGGCTCGGCCCGCATGAAACCCTGCCCCCTCGGTCGCTGTAGATTACGAACGGCCAACCCCGGCAGCCCGCGGGGTGTCTATCCTAATTGCTAGGACTCGATGCGCACGTCTCTCTCTCTCCTCCCGCTGCTCGCCCTCGTCGCGGTGGCTGCCTGCGCCCCACAGGGCGGCGTGGCGACCGGCCCGACGCCGATGACTGAGGCCGATCGTGTCCGTGCCGACTCCATCCGGCTGCCGTACACGGATGCCGACGTCACATTCATGACCGAGATGATCGGGCACCACGCCCAGGCGATCCTCATCTCGCGGTGGGTCCCCAGTCACACGGACGATGCGGAGATGCGGACGCTCGCCGCCCGCATCATCAATGCCCAGACCGACGACATCGCCCTCATGCGCCGCTGGCTGGCCGAGCGCGGCAAGCCGGTGCCCAGCGTGACACCCGACGGCGTGCTCGTGCCGCCTCCCGCCGACCCGAACGACGAACACGCGGGGCACGACATGGGCGGGCACGACCATTCGATGATGGCCGGCATGCTCACGCCGGCGCAGCTCACCGAGCTCGACGCCGCACGCGGCGACCAGTTCAACATCCTGTTCCTCCAGCGGATGATCAACCACCACCGGGGCGCGGTCACGATGGTGCAGACGCTCATCCGCGACGGCGGCGCGATCGACGAGACCGTGTTCCGCTTCGCCGCCGACGTCGAGGTGGACCAGTCCACCGAGATCCGGCGCATGCTCACCATGCTCCTCGAGCGCGACGGGCTCCCGCCCGCATGACTTTGCAGTTCCCCCAGCAGGATCACCAACAGCAGAGGGTTCCGATGAAGCAGATGTTCCATCGGGCCGCGCTGGCCGCCGCTGCGATCGTTGTCGCCGCGTGCACCCAGCAGCCGGTCCAGACCTCACCCGCCACGACCCAGTCGAACAGCCAGCTGCGCGGCCCGACGGGTACGCGATTCCAGAACGACGCCCGCGTCGGACTCTCCGCCGGCCTCTTCGACGCCGGTGTCGCCACCAGCGGCATGCGCGTCGTCGCGTCCGCGCGCTCGCCCGAGGGCTTCCTCGGCATCACGAACTCCGACCTGGCCTTCAGCGGCAACTACGTCATCCAGGGCAACTACAACGGCCCGGTGATCTGGGACATTTCGAACCCGGCCAACCCGACGCTCGTCGCCGCGGTGACCTGCCCGGCCTCGCAGAACGACGTCTCGGTCTACGGCAAGCTGCTGTTCCTCTCGGCCGAGGCCTTCAACGGCCGCACCGACTGCGGCACGCAGGCCCCGACCGGCCAGTCGAACCCGGCCCGCTTCCGCGGCGTCCGCGTCTTCGACATCTCCGACATCCGCAACCCGAAGCTCGTCGCCGGCGTGCAGACCTGCCGCGGCTCGCACACGCACACCGTGGTCGAGAATCCGCGTGACCGCGAGAACATCTACATCTACGTCTCCGGCTCGGCGCCGATCCGCCCGGGCAGCGAGCTCGAAGGCTGCACCACCGACGATCCCGCGCAGAACCCGAACTCGTCGCTGCTCAAGATCGAGATCATCAAGGTGCCGCTCAACAACCCGGCGGCCGCCGCGATCGTGAACCGCGCCGACATCTTCACCGGCCTCACCGAGTCGGCCTCGCACGGCCCGACGGAAGCCGAGCGCCGCGTCGCCATCACCCGCGCCGACTCGGCGCGCCGCGCCGGTGGCTTCGTCGCCCAGAATCCGCAGACGAACCTGCCGATCATCCTGAATCCGAACTTCGTCCGCGCGCAGCTCGACTCGCTCGTGCGTGCGCGTGGCGGCTCCGGCGCGCCGACCGGTGCCGACAGCACCGCGCTGCGCACCGACCTGCAGAGCATCGTGAACCGCCTCTTCGGGCAGGGCGCGCAGCCCGGTGGCCCGATCGGCCGCGGTCAGCAGTGCCATGACATCACGGTCTATCCGGCCCTCGGACTCGCCGGCGGCGCCTGCGAAGGCCACGGCATCCTGCTCGACATCTCCAACCCCGAGCGCCCGGTCCGCATCGATGCGGTCGCCGACTCGAACTTCGCCTACTGGCACTCGGCCACCTTCTCCAACGACGGCTCGAAGATCCTCTTCTCCGACGAGTGGGGCGGCGGCGGCGCGCCGAAGTGCCGCGACACCGACAACTACGAGTGGGGCTCGAACGCGATTTTCCGCATCGAGAACCGCAAGATGATCTTCGAGAGCTACTACAAGATCCCGACCGTGCAGACGGCGCAGGAGAACTGCGTCGCCCACAACGGTTCGCTGGTGCCGGTGCCGGGCCGCGACATCATGGTGCAGTCCTGGTACCAGGGCGGCGTCTCGGTGTTCGACTGGACCGACCCGAAGAACCCGCAGGAGATCGCCTTCTTCGACCGCGGTCCGGTCGATGCCAACCGTCCGTCGATGGGCGGTGCCTGGTCCACGTACTGGTACAACGGCGCGATCTACTCGTCCGAGATCGCCCGTGGCCTCGACGTCGCCGAGCTCACGCCGACGCAGTACCTGACGCAGAACGAGATCGATGCGGCCAAGACGGTCCGCTTCAACGAGTTCAACGCGCAGGGTCAGCCGCAGCTCAACTGGCCGCCGAGCTTCGCGCTCGCCAAGGCCTTCCTCGACCAGGCTGAGCGCAACAACTGCCTCTCGGCCTCGCGCGTGGGGGAAGTCCGCACGGCCATCGCGGCCGCCGAG is a window from the Pseudogemmatithrix spongiicola genome containing:
- the argG gene encoding argininosuccinate synthase; its protein translation is MATILQALPKGERVGIAFSGGLDTSAALHWMRAKGAIPFAYTANLGQPDESDYEEIPRKAMAYGAEKARLVECRHELVAEGIAAIQSGAFHVSTGGQTYFNTTPLGRAVTGTMLVAAMREDDVNIWGDGSTFKGNDIERFYRYGLLTNPSLKVYKPWLDQAFIDQLGGRKEMSEYLVANGFEYKMSTEKAYSTDSNILGATHEAKDLEFLDKGMHIVQPIMGVPFWKDDCVVKKETVSVRFEEGTPVALNGKSFASLLDLFYEANAIGGRHGLGMTDQIENRIIEAKSRGIYEAPGMALLFIAYERLVTGIHNEDTIEQYRIHGKKLGRLLYQGRWLDPQSLMLRESAQRWVARAITGEVTLELRRGNDYSIMDTSSPNLTYKPERLTMEKGEAFFTPADRIGQLTMRNLDIVDTREKLEVYTKSGLLRSGAGQQLPHLPGKHE
- a CDS encoding VOC family protein — translated: MRRLLSLLLLCSVTGLARTVAAQAPGPARPATLGLQANITFLYYRDIPRAQRFYEDVLGLTLTVDQGYSKIYRVSPTSYVGLVDESQGLHRAAPQKPVTLSFVTAEVDQWYAYLRGRGVEMVHELADGRRQPTRGFVAKDPEGYYLEFETFRDDPQNATIRPQLALSPGGGLQRDATLYVEDFLKRYLGQFDASREHPEGWNPLTVLRDDLSPTLMRALQEDRDAAVANDEEIVGLDFDPFINAQDVCDGMESRAAVATDTTMDVAVYDRCDWGHPLVPDVIYVLQRRGNRWIIADIRYAGGQSLLEVLAYYAEQRKQPQ
- a CDS encoding SIMPL domain-containing protein → MTLDRNNSIILAVGIALGGLLAGHGVVRAKAAERYVTVKGVAEREAVADLAIWPLRIVAAEDDLGRANSDLQSSVTRIKRFLARHGVDTTQITLQDFAVRDKQAQEYGGQIGGPRYLITQTVLVRSTQPEVVAAASQRVAELVNEGVVLSSGEQYGNGGPTFVFTGLNALKPEMIAQATARAREAAQQFAEDAGSSLGGIRQANQGYFEILPRDQAMGIGEASQVKKTIRVVATVEYLLK
- a CDS encoding heavy metal-binding domain-containing protein, with protein sequence MLVVTTDTIEGRPVKKTLGLVSGEAILGANIFRDFFAGIRDIVGGRSAAYEEELRKAKDIAIAEMRQQAAEMGANAVVGVDLDYENITVGQTGGMLMVSASGTAVVV
- a CDS encoding DUF305 domain-containing protein; amino-acid sequence: MRTSLSLLPLLALVAVAACAPQGGVATGPTPMTEADRVRADSIRLPYTDADVTFMTEMIGHHAQAILISRWVPSHTDDAEMRTLAARIINAQTDDIALMRRWLAERGKPVPSVTPDGVLVPPPADPNDEHAGHDMGGHDHSMMAGMLTPAQLTELDAARGDQFNILFLQRMINHHRGAVTMVQTLIRDGGAIDETVFRFAADVEVDQSTEIRRMLTMLLERDGLPPA
- a CDS encoding amidohydrolase family protein, with the protein product MRLLLALLIFPALLVAQPGGQQGGVTIQAGEECPPGMTEVRPRNCRAPTMPAPSILDYRPRNTVVSADQPVPRAKFPAVDFHGHPAPIRSAEQLDALQREFDAMGLGVMIAANNVSGDALKAQVAVVQAHPTMRNRIRFLTGISFANVGPGWAERAVAQLEADVAAGAVGVGEIGKGLGLSTRKADGTRLAIDDPALDPVWQAAARLKIPVFIHTADPAEFWQPIDYKNERWLELALFPNRRYGEEFPSFEQLAQERDRMIKRNPNTTFVVAHMAWYANDLPRLTRMMDEMPNMLVEVGAVLYDIGRQLRAMRDFFVKYQDRILFGKDSYQPEEYPYYWRVFETRDDYFDYYRDYHAFWKLYGIDLPDAVLRKVYYQNALRIMPTVPRAAGMQ
- a CDS encoding DinB family protein, with the protein product MSDGFRLDEARALLLRTPRVLEAWLGGLPDAWLHVTEGASTWSPFDVLGHLIHGEETDWIPRARIILGDAADKTFPPFDRTAMFEASRGKSADVLLERFATLRAESVRTLDGWTLGDADLARRGVHPAFGEVTLRQLLATWTAHDLGHLAQVARAMAKRYREEVGPWRAYLSLMDWKD
- a CDS encoding DUF808 domain-containing protein, with protein sequence MASSLLALLDDITTLLDDVAVLSKVAVKKTSGVVGDDLALNAEQVTGFTPDREIPVVWAVAKGSFVNKLILVPAALLISAFAPRLIVPLLMVGGIFLCYEGFEKVWHKVAHRAPTPEDKAARATMAAALVNPAVDVVALERGRIRGAIRTDFILSAEIVVIALGTMADAPIGQQIAALSAIAIGITVLVYGLVAGIVKLDDLGLQLLRAAGDNPAAASSRAFGAAILRMAPWLMRTLSVVGTAAMFLVGGSIVAHGVPAIEQLVASVEHAAGPAGGVVKLLADALVGIVAGGLVVGLLGVVGLVRRRLQPAAQRRDTKE
- a CDS encoding APC family permease codes for the protein MTRAPQSDPQPTLRSFGLASATAVLISNMVGTGVFTSLGFQVVDLSSGFALLALWAVGGLLALSGALCYAELGAMYPRSGGEYVYLTEAWSPRLGFIGGFVSMTAGFAAPIAIAAMAFGRYAAQVLPVAPMLATAAVLALVAVVQWSGVSLARQFQVATTGSTLLIIAAFIVTGLVIGPVEPLSFAPDAEAFRQIATAPFAISLIYVVYAYTGWNAIGYVAGEVAEPQRTIPRAVVGAVLLVALLYLTLHFVFLRTVPLDALRGTVEVASLSATRILGVAGGRVMSALIALVLVATISGFLLAGSRVTQAVGEGTARLAWLGARGGDGVPRRALALQLALIALLIATASFETVLAYAGIVLNLMNLLAVAGLMKLRRAAPALARPFRTPLYPLVPLTFAALSTWMIAFVIWQRPSVILAALGTLVAGSALYSFVSRR
- a CDS encoding RidA family protein, translated to MHTRLLLAAALAALALPAAATAQAVQARDSSYTRGDRTIYHQHAPSETEWGYAQAIVVGNTIYVSGTVSGGRTMEEEITNIYRRIERTLRVNGFTMQDVVKETAYAKDIEALAAANPARLRAYAGHTPAATWVQITRLLAEGATVEIEVTAVRAPRP
- a CDS encoding selenium-binding protein SBP56-related protein — its product is MPRPLRDSLLVLAASLAVGCSGPSGPTQVVYAWTAGADSSAADFLAVVDVDSGSPTYGEVLQRVEVPGRGNRPHHSEHELAGDGRLFVNGFASGQSWVFDVSDRTQPRIVTQFGDMAGYSHPHSFIRLPNGNVLGTFQMQHLNKGMRPGGLVELTPDGAVVRASAPQPSSVTAATRVYSGAVVEALDRIVTTTTDMDGDDPASRQVQVWRLSDLTLLHTITLADGPRGGEGMYTAEPRLLGDGRTVLVSTFACGLYLMQGLESERPSAELVASFPEKDRTNCAIPAVVGDYYLVTVPAYSAVVALDISNPGAPREVSRAVFDSTDVPHWLSVSPDRRRVVVTGYATMQTRVELLSFDPATGALGKQRTIADVGGIPHGAVFSRP